From the Thermostichus vulcanus str. 'Rupite' genome, the window CGCCCCTTTGCTGACCGCCAAAGGGACTCACCTGCCCCTTGCCCTTGACCCGAATGCGACTGCCCTGCTTAGCTCCGGGCGGGATGCGAATGGTGATGGTTTCACCATTGAGATTCAGCCGCTTTTGGCAACCCTCAAAGGCTTCTGACCACGTCAGGGAGAGACTGGCCTCCACATCCTGCCCCGGCAGATCGACTGACCTGAACCCCCCAAAACCTGCAGTGTATCCCTGACGGGATCCCATGCGTCCTAGCAGCTCGTTAATAAAGTCATCAAAGCTGCCGTACCGGCTGAAGCTCTCATAGACATCCCCGTAGCCGGCAGTAGCGCCTCGATCACCACCCTGTCGCCAGTACTGACCAAACTGGTCGTAACGCCGCCGTTTTTCCGGATCCGAAAGCACCTCATGGGCTTCGTTAATGGCCTTGAATCGCTCCTCAGCTTCCCGATCACCAGGATTGACATCCGGGTGATACTTGCGGGCTAGCTTACGGTAAGCGCGCTTGATCTCGTCGGGGGTAGCATCCTTGCTTACCCCCAGGATTTGGTAGTAATCCTTGAAGTCATTGGCGGCCATCGGTAGCCTCCTGATCAAGCCTCGAAAGTCCGGCAAACCATATTAGATATTAGGAACTTAAGATTTTCGTTTGGAAAAAATTCCTCGGTCATCCCGGTCAAAGAGACTTTTAACCTTTGCCCATGCCTTGAGCAAAGCATTACCGTGATCCTCAGACTCTTGCCGACTTTGATTGTAGGCTTCCACAAAGGTTTGCTGCGCCTCTTCAGACAAATCGGAGCGAATATCCGGTGAGAGGGTTTCTGGAGTAAGGGATCCCTCGGGCTCACTAGGAAGATTCAAATCCGTGATTGAAAGCTCTTCGCCGCCAGCACTCTGGAGTAACAGGTAGGTTTCACCCGACTTTTCTTCAGGTACTTGCACCACTAACAAAAACTCACCTGCCTGGACACGGGTTTGATAAATGGCTGCCTTATCTTGAGGCATGCCCAGCGAGATCAAAGCTGATCCCAAACCGGCCCCCAAGGCTCCATAAAGGGCACCACCAGTTGCTCCCAACAAGGCTGCTCCCAGTGGTCCTGCCGCCACCACTGCCCCTAAAAAGGGGATGAACAAAACCCCAATCCCTGTTAGTGCTCCCAGCAAAGAGCCAAACAGGGATCCATAAATAGCACCACTGGTCAAACCATCTACAATGACATCTTTACGGGTGACGAACCCAGTGATCTTGGCTTCCGTTTGAAAGTTACGTCCAATGATGGAAATACGGTCATTCGGAACCCCCCGATTCAGAAG encodes:
- a CDS encoding DnaJ domain-containing protein, with protein sequence MAANDFKDYYQILGVSKDATPDEIKRAYRKLARKYHPDVNPGDREAEERFKAINEAHEVLSDPEKRRRYDQFGQYWRQGGDRGATAGYGDVYESFSRYGSFDDFINELLGRMGSRQGYTAGFGGFRSVDLPGQDVEASLSLTWSEAFEGCQKRLNLNGETITIRIPPGAKQGSRIRVKGKGQVSPFGGQQRG
- a CDS encoding ChaB family protein; translated protein: MSTFANPPQKCVSAAFKEESKLHDCIQRLLNRGVPNDRISIIGRNFQTEAKITGFVTRKDVIVDGLTSGAIYGSLFGSLLGALTGIGVLFIPFLGAVVAAGPLGAALLGATGGALYGALGAGLGSALISLGMPQDKAAIYQTRVQAGEFLLVVQVPEEKSGETYLLLQSAGGEELSITDLNLPSEPEGSLTPETLSPDIRSDLSEEAQQTFVEAYNQSRQESEDHGNALLKAWAKVKSLFDRDDRGIFSKRKS